A genomic region of Candidatus Dependentiae bacterium contains the following coding sequences:
- a CDS encoding N-glycosylase (Responsible for removing an oxidatively damaged form of guanine (7,8-dihydro-8-oxoguanine = 7-oxoG) from DNA. Also nicks DNA at apurinic/apyrimidinic sites) has translation MNKIQKIKSQFIKNNLIKKRLAEFKSFKDKTTQEWFSELCFCLLTANSKAKTALAIQQEMGNSGFTEKPQEELSATIRKHNHRFHNKKAEYIIAARSFITIKDEIFDKKGPVAREFLVKNIKGLGFKEASHFLRNVGFADVAIIDRHILRFLKQNEFIKDIPATITKSNYLKYEKILKGFKIPLDELDLIIWQKMTGEVLK, from the coding sequence ATGAACAAAATTCAAAAAATTAAATCCCAATTTATTAAAAATAATTTAATAAAAAAGCGACTAGCAGAATTCAAATCTTTCAAAGATAAAACAACTCAAGAATGGTTTAGCGAACTATGTTTTTGTCTTTTAACTGCAAACTCCAAAGCAAAAACAGCCCTTGCGATCCAGCAAGAAATGGGAAATTCAGGATTTACAGAAAAACCTCAAGAAGAACTAAGCGCTACAATTCGAAAGCATAACCATCGATTTCATAATAAAAAAGCAGAATATATTATTGCAGCAAGATCTTTTATAACTATCAAAGATGAAATTTTTGATAAAAAAGGGCCTGTTGCACGAGAATTTTTGGTAAAAAACATTAAAGGCTTAGGATTTAAAGAAGCATCACATTTTTTACGAAATGTGGGTTTTGCCGATGTAGCAATTATCGATCGTCACATTTTACGATTTCTAAAACAAAATGAATTTATAAAAGATATTCCAGCAACAATCACAAAAAGTAACTATCTAAAATATGAAAAGATTTTAAAAGGTTTTAAAATACCCCTCGATGAGCTTGATTTAATAATTTGGCAAAAAATGACCGGTGAAGTTTTAAAGTAA
- a CDS encoding site-specific tyrosine recombinase XerD, which translates to MIRSDGTYLAHFETYLLTSKRVSQNTFLAYKQDLNQFLDFLSKKQASIESCKVSDLKEFVKTLKDAELKNKSLARKISSLKQFFIFLENQFQLPNKAENLLIPKIESTLPLYLTSDEVEKLFEATTTDKSMKGIRNQVIIFLLYASGMRVSELINLTVDQVHFDTGFIHLVGKGNKERTVPIPLNILELLRFYLDKVHSKLIPVSVKDNQDYLFPFCREKKVKHLSRQMIFIILKDLVKKANIKKNISPHSLRHSLATHLLKNGANLRTLQTLLGHESISTVQIYTHVETSHLREVYDKKHPRA; encoded by the coding sequence GTGATAAGAAGTGATGGAACTTATTTAGCTCATTTTGAAACCTATTTATTGACTTCTAAAAGAGTCTCTCAAAATACTTTCCTCGCATATAAACAAGACTTAAATCAATTTTTAGATTTCTTATCAAAAAAACAAGCTTCGATAGAAAGCTGCAAAGTTTCCGATTTAAAAGAATTTGTGAAAACCCTCAAAGATGCGGAGCTCAAAAATAAAAGTTTAGCTCGTAAAATATCATCTTTAAAACAATTTTTTATATTTTTAGAAAATCAGTTTCAACTACCTAATAAAGCTGAAAACTTATTAATTCCTAAAATAGAATCCACCCTTCCACTCTACTTGACAAGCGATGAGGTTGAAAAACTTTTTGAAGCTACTACTACTGATAAATCAATGAAAGGGATTCGCAACCAAGTAATAATTTTCCTTTTATATGCTAGTGGAATGCGGGTTTCCGAACTTATAAACTTAACTGTAGATCAAGTACATTTTGATACAGGTTTCATTCATTTAGTTGGAAAAGGTAACAAAGAACGCACCGTTCCAATACCTCTCAATATTTTAGAACTTCTTCGATTTTATCTTGATAAGGTTCATAGTAAATTGATACCAGTTAGTGTAAAAGATAATCAAGATTACTTATTTCCTTTTTGTAGAGAGAAGAAGGTGAAACATCTTTCGCGTCAGATGATTTTTATCATTTTGAAAGATTTGGTTAAGAAAGCTAATATCAAAAAAAATATTTCGCCGCATTCACTTAGACATTCGCTTGCAACTCATTTACTAAAAAATGGTGCAAATTTAAGAACTCTTCAAACATTGCTTGGGCATGAAAGTATTTCTACTGTTCAGATTTATACCCATGTGGAAACTAGCCATCTTAGAGAAGTTTATGATAAAAAACATCCAAGAGCTTGA
- the rplI gene encoding 50S ribosomal protein L9: MLKVYLLKDVVNVGKEGQIKNVTEGYARNFLFPKKAAVLATANHVERVKEISHKIEVEESLAGSRIAMLADLLKKTTLVLKKKVNDKGKLYGSIDEDEIVTLLAARNISVNKKQIEITKSIRSVGEYTVIVKLSSKVKLEVKVVIEAASH, translated from the coding sequence ATGTTAAAAGTTTATTTGTTAAAAGATGTAGTAAATGTAGGCAAAGAAGGCCAAATCAAAAATGTAACTGAAGGTTACGCAAGAAATTTTTTATTTCCTAAAAAGGCTGCAGTTTTAGCTACCGCAAATCATGTTGAAAGAGTAAAAGAAATTAGCCATAAAATTGAAGTCGAAGAAAGTTTAGCTGGAAGTAGAATTGCAATGCTTGCTGATTTACTTAAAAAAACAACTCTTGTTTTGAAAAAGAAAGTAAATGACAAAGGCAAACTTTATGGATCTATCGATGAAGATGAGATTGTTACATTACTTGCTGCACGAAATATTTCGGTAAATAAAAAACAAATCGAAATTACAAAATCTATCAGATCTGTTGGTGAATACACCGTAATAGTAAAATTAAGTTCTAAAGTAAAATTGGAAGTTAAAGTCGTAATCGAAGCTGCTTCGCACTAA
- the dnaN gene encoding DNA polymerase III subunit beta, which yields MLKMENKFKVEQKDLFALLASMQTICSKKTTLDVTEFILFNVSSKELMLKATDLEISLRATMELDENFIDQASFLVSGKRIFELVREMEGEIEFTISPTNIRLKSRSVDLSLNIRDAADFPPFPERIENLMEMESSFLLNLLAKVSFLIPQNHSNTALNGMLLEVDENGMAMVATDGHCLAKVETKKYSLHENKRWLLPKRATSELKKILESTDLKNVFLGVCGSQLVFSGPNFNFFSKLLNDTFPEYKPVLSKEGFSPAVLIKDDIMKSLKLANCLLAGHFLSTKFLFQPGKLDLSLQNKEVGTLEESIKMDSFEGESVESRFYSPYLLNGLSVFPDKDLSFFIKNSNKPIIFESKQSEYEFAFLVMPVSATQQN from the coding sequence ATGCTAAAAATGGAAAATAAATTTAAAGTAGAGCAAAAAGATCTTTTTGCTCTACTTGCTTCGATGCAAACTATTTGCAGTAAAAAAACAACTTTAGATGTTACCGAATTTATCTTGTTTAATGTTTCTTCTAAAGAATTGATGTTGAAAGCTACAGATTTAGAAATTAGCTTACGCGCAACTATGGAGCTGGATGAAAACTTTATCGACCAAGCAAGCTTTTTAGTTTCTGGTAAAAGGATTTTCGAATTAGTTAGAGAGATGGAAGGGGAGATTGAGTTTACAATTTCACCTACAAATATTCGATTAAAATCTAGAAGTGTTGATCTTTCATTAAATATTAGAGATGCAGCAGACTTTCCTCCATTCCCAGAAAGAATTGAAAATTTGATGGAAATGGAATCTTCATTTTTACTTAATCTACTAGCTAAAGTTTCTTTTTTAATTCCTCAAAACCATTCAAACACGGCACTAAACGGAATGCTACTTGAAGTGGATGAAAATGGAATGGCAATGGTAGCAACAGATGGACATTGTCTTGCGAAAGTAGAAACAAAAAAATATTCATTACATGAAAACAAACGTTGGTTGCTTCCAAAAAGAGCTACAAGCGAACTTAAGAAAATATTAGAATCTACCGATTTGAAGAATGTATTTTTAGGGGTTTGTGGTAGTCAATTAGTTTTTTCTGGTCCAAATTTTAATTTTTTCTCCAAACTTTTGAATGACACTTTTCCAGAATATAAACCAGTTTTGAGCAAAGAAGGTTTTTCTCCTGCCGTTTTAATAAAAGATGATATTATGAAATCTTTGAAACTTGCAAATTGTCTTTTGGCAGGACATTTTTTATCAACCAAATTTTTGTTTCAACCAGGTAAATTAGATTTATCTTTGCAGAACAAAGAAGTTGGAACATTGGAAGAGTCTATAAAAATGGATTCATTTGAAGGAGAATCGGTAGAAAGTCGTTTTTATTCTCCTTATTTGTTAAACGGTCTTTCAGTTTTTCCTGATAAAGATCTTTCATTTTTTATAAAAAATAGTAATAAGCCAATTATTTTTGAATCAAAGCAAAGTGAATATGAATTTGCTTTTCTTGTGATGCCGGTTTCAGCTACTCAACAAAATTAG
- a CDS encoding replicative DNA helicase: protein MQSKKGGGNNFFETSSLGKNLPISIEAEKSVLASILLNDENFSLISDILSSEDFYLKSHQAIFQTITDLSQKNKKIDLLTLQDELEKKGALASSGGIEYLIELQENIPAIGFIVQHANIVKEKRILRDLINSASEILTACYSQKEDEIEYVLDSAEKKIFQITSKKTASTFVQLDVWLKKTFQHLANVRGQREGITGVPTGFAKLDEMTSGMQRGDLLILAARPSMGKTTLAMNMVVNAAKQGSAVAVFSLEMSAEQLVLRMLSSESGISHQRIRNAMITSDEWVELTNTAARLAEYPIYIDDTPSLSIMELRAKARKLKARSDIKFVAIDYLQLIRGNTRYENRTQEISEISRSLKALSKELNVPVLALSQLSRQLESRMDKRPILSDLRESGAIEQDGDVIMFVYRDVIYNQDTETPDLAEVIIGKQRNGPVGSCYVRFSGETTTFIDLTGDEI, encoded by the coding sequence TTGCAAAGCAAAAAAGGCGGCGGCAATAACTTTTTTGAAACTTCTTCGCTTGGTAAAAATTTACCGATAAGCATTGAAGCCGAAAAATCTGTTTTAGCTTCTATACTTTTAAATGACGAAAATTTTTCTTTAATATCAGATATTCTTTCATCTGAAGATTTTTATTTGAAATCGCACCAAGCGATTTTTCAAACGATTACCGATCTTTCGCAAAAAAATAAAAAAATAGATTTATTAACGCTACAAGACGAGCTTGAAAAAAAAGGTGCCCTGGCTAGCTCAGGTGGAATTGAGTATTTGATTGAATTACAAGAAAATATTCCTGCGATAGGTTTTATCGTTCAGCATGCAAATATTGTTAAAGAAAAGCGGATATTGCGCGATTTAATTAATTCCGCATCAGAAATTCTTACAGCTTGTTATAGTCAAAAAGAAGATGAAATCGAATATGTTCTTGATTCTGCTGAAAAGAAAATTTTTCAGATAACAAGCAAAAAAACAGCATCAACTTTTGTGCAGTTAGATGTTTGGCTGAAGAAAACGTTTCAGCATCTTGCAAATGTTCGAGGGCAACGAGAGGGAATCACTGGCGTTCCAACAGGTTTTGCAAAATTAGATGAAATGACATCAGGGATGCAGCGTGGCGATTTATTGATTTTGGCGGCAAGGCCTTCGATGGGCAAAACAACACTTGCAATGAACATGGTTGTGAATGCCGCAAAACAGGGAAGTGCTGTAGCCGTTTTTTCTTTAGAAATGTCAGCAGAACAACTTGTTTTGCGTATGCTTTCCTCAGAATCCGGCATTTCACATCAACGAATTCGAAATGCAATGATTACCTCTGATGAATGGGTAGAGCTAACTAATACGGCGGCAAGACTTGCAGAATATCCAATTTATATTGACGACACTCCTTCCCTTTCGATTATGGAACTTCGCGCAAAAGCAAGAAAACTCAAAGCGCGTTCCGATATTAAATTTGTAGCGATTGATTATTTACAATTAATTCGTGGTAACACTCGATATGAAAATAGAACACAGGAAATTTCCGAAATCTCACGATCTCTTAAAGCTTTATCTAAAGAGTTAAATGTTCCCGTTTTAGCGCTTTCACAGCTTTCGCGTCAGCTTGAATCTCGAATGGATAAAAGACCAATTCTTTCAGATTTGAGAGAGTCCGGAGCTATTGAGCAAGACGGTGACGTAATCATGTTTGTTTATCGCGATGTTATTTACAACCAAGATACAGAAACTCCAGATTTGGCAGAAGTTATAATTGGAAAACAGCGAAATGGTCCTGTCGGATCATGTTACGTTCGATTTAGCGGCGAAACCACAACATTTATAGATTTGACCGGGGATGAGATTTAG
- a CDS encoding isoleucine--tRNA ligase, giving the protein MANLEEKKSFKDSLNLPTTGFSIRANAAQKEAELLQRWEDEKLDGKILEKNIGKEKFILHDGPPYANGSIHMGHAFNKIFKDIVCKFKRMSGFHVPFKPGWDCHGLPIEIKVNAELKEKGQINLDRVAIKTECRKYATKWINIQRDEFKKLGIFASWNDPYLTMDFSYEASILRAFAKFVEQGYIERKLKTVPWCFHCQSVLAAAEIEHQDRSDPSCYIFFPLTTDAISKVASNVKDLEIGMLVWTTTPWTIPLNRAVVLNPNAQYVLLEGKDNKAFFVAEVLADNICKELGIEKKILAKVNTTDFATKKVGHPFIDNLEVPILHDKIVTLEDGTACMHMAPGCGPEDYLLAVANGIEIYSPLTVDGKYSSEINPKELEGMVITDGQIWVIKKLASLGRLIHKASIKHSYPHCWRCHNGLMFRATKQWFCNLQKNNLLEKTLKETDKIDFYPESGKLRFKATIGGRAEWCISRQKNWGVPIAAILCKKCDNAFINGELIGKVADKVEKIGIEFWDKMTVKSLIDEKILASDFVCPHCGDASNFENLDLERDILDVWFDSGVSSFAVLQNKSEKNLQFPADLYLEGSDQHRGWFQSSLLCSMIMNDMAQTKAIATHGFVVDVKGHKMSKSVGNVIAPFDIVTKYSTDILRLWVASCDYDSDMILSEVVLKNVSEVYRKIRNTSRFLISNLYDFDFAKDAVSLDKMLKIDQYALARHSEVEKEIRDSYENYNLIKISQNLSAYCANDLSAFYLDIAKDRLYTDKKDGLNRKSAQTVCYYILDSMTRLMAPILSFLAEEISDAYQKDKKDSIHLQDLMAFEDIWEALKIQSSAAGKFSQVPTAYSKDSEESLLFKMTKEKQWESLKELRNTILKSLEEKRAEGIIGHSLEAKVTFYLDLENEQANMIENFILELQQTEIVERFFKDLFIVSQIQRVLHSEGLSKTSSPWIYLKVEHAEGVKCPRCWQWSETKHEDGICSRCDEIVNK; this is encoded by the coding sequence ATGGCCAATTTAGAAGAAAAAAAGAGTTTTAAAGATTCGCTTAATCTCCCAACTACCGGTTTTTCTATCCGCGCAAACGCAGCTCAAAAAGAGGCTGAACTTTTGCAGCGATGGGAAGATGAAAAATTGGATGGAAAAATTTTAGAAAAAAATATTGGCAAGGAAAAGTTTATTCTTCACGATGGTCCACCGTACGCAAATGGCTCTATTCACATGGGTCATGCTTTCAACAAAATATTCAAAGATATAGTTTGTAAATTCAAAAGAATGAGTGGCTTTCATGTTCCTTTTAAACCAGGATGGGACTGTCACGGACTTCCTATCGAAATCAAAGTTAACGCAGAACTTAAAGAAAAAGGCCAAATTAATTTAGATAGAGTTGCAATAAAAACTGAATGCAGAAAATATGCAACCAAATGGATAAATATTCAGCGAGATGAATTTAAAAAACTTGGAATTTTTGCAAGTTGGAATGATCCTTATTTAACCATGGATTTTTCTTATGAGGCTTCAATTTTGCGTGCTTTTGCAAAATTTGTTGAACAAGGTTATATCGAACGTAAATTAAAAACAGTTCCTTGGTGTTTTCATTGTCAATCCGTTTTGGCAGCTGCTGAAATCGAACATCAAGATAGATCTGACCCTTCATGTTATATATTTTTCCCACTAACTACAGATGCAATTTCAAAAGTTGCTTCGAATGTTAAAGATTTGGAAATCGGGATGCTTGTTTGGACAACAACTCCTTGGACGATTCCATTAAATCGCGCTGTGGTTTTAAATCCTAATGCACAATATGTTTTACTTGAAGGCAAAGATAACAAAGCGTTTTTTGTAGCAGAAGTTTTGGCGGATAATATTTGCAAAGAACTTGGAATTGAAAAGAAAATTTTAGCAAAAGTTAATACAACAGATTTTGCTACTAAAAAAGTAGGACATCCATTTATCGATAATTTAGAAGTACCAATTTTGCATGATAAAATTGTAACATTAGAAGATGGTACTGCATGTATGCATATGGCGCCAGGGTGTGGACCAGAAGATTACCTTCTAGCTGTTGCAAATGGCATTGAAATTTATTCTCCTTTGACTGTTGATGGAAAATATTCATCTGAGATAAATCCAAAAGAGTTAGAAGGAATGGTTATAACTGATGGCCAAATTTGGGTAATTAAAAAGTTGGCGTCACTTGGTAGATTAATTCATAAAGCCTCTATAAAACACTCATATCCACATTGCTGGCGATGTCACAATGGCTTAATGTTTAGAGCAACAAAACAATGGTTTTGCAATTTACAAAAAAATAATTTACTCGAAAAAACACTCAAAGAAACAGACAAAATAGATTTTTATCCTGAAAGTGGAAAATTAAGATTTAAAGCAACAATTGGTGGTAGGGCAGAATGGTGTATTTCGCGTCAAAAAAATTGGGGTGTGCCAATCGCCGCAATTCTTTGCAAAAAATGTGACAATGCTTTTATCAATGGCGAATTGATTGGAAAAGTTGCGGATAAAGTTGAAAAAATTGGAATTGAATTTTGGGATAAGATGACTGTGAAATCTTTGATCGATGAAAAGATTTTAGCATCGGATTTTGTATGCCCTCATTGCGGTGATGCTTCAAATTTTGAAAATTTAGATCTTGAGAGAGATATTTTGGATGTTTGGTTTGACTCCGGTGTAAGTAGTTTTGCAGTTTTGCAAAATAAATCGGAAAAAAATTTACAGTTTCCAGCGGATTTATATCTTGAAGGTTCAGATCAACACAGAGGCTGGTTTCAAAGTTCTCTGCTTTGTTCAATGATCATGAATGATATGGCGCAAACTAAAGCTATAGCAACTCATGGATTTGTTGTGGATGTAAAAGGGCACAAAATGTCGAAGTCGGTCGGAAATGTTATAGCACCTTTTGATATTGTTACCAAATATAGCACAGATATTTTGCGACTTTGGGTAGCAAGTTGTGATTATGATTCAGATATGATTTTGTCCGAAGTTGTTTTGAAAAATGTTTCAGAAGTTTATAGAAAAATTAGAAACACATCGAGATTTTTGATTTCAAATTTGTATGATTTTGATTTTGCAAAAGATGCAGTTTCGCTTGATAAGATGCTTAAAATAGATCAATATGCACTTGCAAGGCATAGCGAAGTTGAAAAAGAAATTCGAGATTCTTATGAAAACTATAATTTGATCAAAATTTCTCAAAATTTAAGTGCTTATTGCGCAAACGATTTGAGCGCATTTTATTTGGATATTGCAAAAGATAGGCTTTATACAGATAAAAAAGATGGGCTTAATCGTAAATCTGCACAAACGGTTTGTTATTATATTTTAGATTCTATGACACGATTAATGGCGCCAATACTTTCATTTTTGGCAGAAGAGATTTCAGATGCTTACCAAAAAGACAAAAAAGATTCGATTCATTTGCAAGATTTGATGGCTTTTGAAGATATTTGGGAAGCGCTAAAAATTCAATCAAGTGCTGCAGGTAAATTTTCCCAAGTTCCAACCGCTTATTCCAAAGATAGTGAAGAATCATTGTTGTTTAAAATGACAAAAGAAAAACAATGGGAATCACTTAAAGAGCTTCGCAATACTATTTTAAAATCTTTGGAAGAAAAGCGTGCGGAAGGAATCATCGGTCATTCGCTCGAGGCTAAAGTAACTTTTTATCTAGATTTGGAAAATGAGCAAGCTAATATGATTGAAAATTTTATTTTGGAATTACAGCAAACTGAAATTGTCGAACGGTTTTTCAAAGATTTATTTATTGTTTCGCAAATTCAAAGAGTTTTACATTCAGAAGGTTTATCAAAAACAAGTTCACCATGGATTTATTTAAAAGTTGAGCATGCCGAAGGTGTAAAATGTCCTCGCTGTTGGCAGTGGAGTGAGACAAAACATGAAGATGGAATTTGTAGTCGATGTGATGAAATTGTAAATAAATAA
- a CDS encoding proline--tRNA ligase translates to MEKLPDIKTNFAEWYQEVVYSAELVDQSPTAGCFVIRPYGYSLWENIQKILDEEIKKTGTVNAYFPLLIPESFFKKEKEHVEGFAPELAVVTHAGGKKLEEPLVVRPTSETIIYYMFAKWIKSWRDLPLKVNQWANVVRWEMRPRAFLRTREFLWQEGHTAHETKEGATQMAQDMLHIYKNFVENYLAIPAVAGIKTENEKFAGADRTFAIEGLMKDGKGLQLGTSHVLSHNFSKSFDILYQGKDGKMESPHCSSWGITTRLIGAIVMSHGDEKGLVFPPKIAPFAVVIVPIFRKEEEKAAVLEKVEQLTKSLKDKNIKFYVDADETKTPGSKFFHWEHKGVPLRVEIGPKDVANNNLVLVSRVMLEGENQKNIISFDNAAGSIESTLQKIQNQMFKNAKENLNSNWNQAEFLEEFGPKLEASNGLFQVGFCGNKECELKLKEFKATTRCRLAEKKHAKCFACKCESTGDVLVAKAY, encoded by the coding sequence ATGGAAAAATTACCTGATATTAAAACTAATTTTGCTGAGTGGTATCAAGAAGTAGTTTATAGTGCAGAGCTTGTTGATCAAAGTCCGACAGCAGGATGTTTTGTTATCAGGCCATATGGATATTCACTTTGGGAAAATATTCAAAAAATTCTTGATGAAGAGATCAAAAAAACAGGTACTGTAAATGCATACTTTCCTCTTTTAATTCCTGAATCATTTTTTAAAAAAGAAAAAGAACATGTAGAAGGTTTTGCTCCAGAGCTTGCAGTGGTTACTCATGCTGGTGGAAAAAAGTTAGAGGAACCGTTAGTTGTACGTCCTACATCTGAAACTATAATTTATTACATGTTTGCCAAATGGATCAAATCCTGGAGAGATTTGCCTCTCAAGGTTAATCAGTGGGCGAATGTTGTTCGCTGGGAGATGAGACCAAGAGCTTTTTTGAGAACTCGTGAATTTTTGTGGCAGGAAGGGCACACAGCTCATGAAACAAAAGAAGGAGCTACTCAAATGGCACAAGATATGCTCCACATTTACAAGAATTTTGTAGAAAATTATTTAGCTATTCCAGCAGTTGCCGGAATTAAAACTGAAAATGAAAAGTTTGCTGGAGCTGATAGGACATTTGCAATCGAAGGTTTGATGAAAGACGGTAAGGGTTTACAACTTGGTACGTCGCATGTACTTTCTCATAATTTCTCCAAATCATTTGATATCTTATATCAAGGCAAAGATGGAAAAATGGAATCTCCTCACTGTTCAAGTTGGGGAATCACTACAAGACTTATTGGAGCTATAGTAATGTCACACGGAGATGAGAAAGGTTTAGTTTTCCCTCCTAAAATTGCTCCATTTGCGGTAGTGATAGTTCCTATTTTTAGAAAAGAAGAAGAAAAAGCGGCGGTTTTAGAAAAAGTAGAACAGCTTACAAAATCTTTAAAAGACAAAAATATAAAATTTTATGTTGATGCTGATGAAACCAAAACTCCAGGTTCCAAATTTTTCCACTGGGAACACAAAGGGGTCCCTCTTCGAGTTGAAATCGGCCCAAAGGATGTTGCAAATAATAATTTAGTTTTGGTAAGCAGGGTGATGCTAGAAGGTGAAAATCAAAAGAATATTATTTCATTTGATAATGCAGCAGGGTCTATCGAATCAACACTTCAAAAAATTCAAAACCAAATGTTTAAAAATGCAAAAGAAAATTTAAATAGCAACTGGAACCAAGCGGAATTTTTGGAAGAATTTGGTCCAAAACTTGAAGCAAGTAATGGCTTATTTCAAGTTGGTTTTTGTGGCAACAAAGAGTGTGAGTTAAAGCTCAAAGAGTTTAAGGCTACAACAAGGTGCAGACTCGCTGAGAAAAAACATGCAAAATGTTTCGCATGTAAGTGTGAATCTACAGGGGATGTTTTGGTTGCAAAGGCATATTGA